A stretch of Anaeromyxobacter dehalogenans 2CP-1 DNA encodes these proteins:
- a CDS encoding universal stress protein, protein MKRILVAVDGSDTSLKAARMASDVALRFGAKLTLVHVVPKLLLPPDVYGLTIAEVEKEHRAYADALLEKAVKALEEPGLDVSTTVLYGSPAEAIAEEAAAIDVGMVVVGSRGYGAVARMFLGSVSDRLVHISSKPVLVVR, encoded by the coding sequence ATGAAGCGGATCCTGGTGGCGGTGGACGGCTCGGACACCTCGCTGAAGGCGGCGCGGATGGCGTCGGACGTGGCGCTGCGCTTCGGGGCGAAGCTGACCCTGGTGCACGTCGTCCCGAAGCTGCTCCTGCCGCCCGACGTCTACGGCCTCACCATCGCCGAGGTCGAGAAGGAGCACCGCGCCTACGCGGACGCGCTGCTGGAGAAGGCCGTGAAGGCGCTGGAGGAGCCGGGGCTGGACGTCTCCACCACCGTCCTCTACGGCTCCCCGGCCGAGGCCATCGCCGAGGAGGCCGCGGCCATCGACGTGGGCATGGTGGTGGTCGGCAGCCGCGGCTACGGCGCGGTCGCCCGGATGTTCCTGGGCAGCGTCTCCGACCGCCTGGTGCACATCAGCTCGAAGCCGGTGCTCGTCGTCCGCTGA